The DNA segment ACATACCGGAGTTCAAACCCTTCAAAGAAGGTCTTCATAATTTCCAGGTCCTCGGGGGACGGGGCATCTTCACCGGTTGCGGCGGGAAGCAGCGGCTGGGTATAGGTTGTTGTGTCACCGTTTTTTTCTACCCTGATGCCTTTCGCAAACTCGGATTGCTCCTCATAATACTGGTTCAAGGCTTCCACCGAGTCGAAGTCGAAGGCCGCTAGGATGGTGATGGCATTGCCGTCATCAATTTGCTCGAATGATCTAAAATGCAGTCCGGTTTTATCAACAGCATCCCTGAATTCAGCCTCATCCAGAGGTAATGCCTCTGCACTATCATCCTGCTCCAGCGCACCCATTTCATAAAAATCTTTTTGCATCGTATAAGAAATAGTAAAGGTCCCTCCATTCTGAGGGTTAATTTTAGTATTCATTTCTATCTCTATACAGCCGCCTAGCATCATGATCATAAGTCCCATGGCTAGGGCTAACAGTACTCGTTTCACCTAATCCTCCTTAAGATACACCAATGTTTTTCCAGTACCCCCGTCCTCAGGCCGTGCAAATGAAAAACTTTTCACACAACCGAGGGTGCCGAGAAAATCATGCACACCTTTTTGCAGTGCGCCGGTTCCCTTTCCATGAATTATACTAAAAAAGAACAACCCTTGCACCATGGCGTCGTCTATCTGCCTTGTAAGCTCCTCTATCGCTGCTTGTAGGCGCATACCCCGTAAATCCAAGGTAAACATAGCTGTGCGGCTAGGCCCAGAAGCAGTATGCTGGTCAGTCGAGAAAAACCGCTTTTGATCCGCTGAGGGTGTGAAATATCCAACCTTCGTTTCATTGGCCTCCGCTAAGGACAACTGGTCCTCAGCCACGGTCATCTTCACTACCCCGGCAGAAACAACCCACTTCCCATCCTTCTGTTTCTTCACCAACACCCCTGTTTGACTGGAACCAGAAATACGCACCCGTAAACCAGGGATTAGGTCTGGAAGGTGTCGGCTTCTCAGGTCTTTCAATTGACGGGTCGCAGCTAATTCGGCCTCATGCGTTTCTGTACTCAACAAGTTTGTTTTCTGATGAATCTGTTTTGTATCGACAGACCCCCCGGATGCCTTGATTTCCTGAATGAGCGCCTGTATCTCTTTGCGGGCATCTTTTAAATAATCGTTCACCCCGCTCAGCTGTTGTTTTTTCAACTCAGCAGCCTGAGCTTCAAGATCAATCCTCAGCTGCTCTACGGTCTGGCGCTCCTTCCCAAGGGCCTCCCGCTCGTGGGTTGCAGCCCTACCAGCCTCTTCTAAGGCTCTTTCTTTTTCCTGAAGTGATTCTAATAGCGTATCTAGCCGTGAGCCCTTTTCGCTGGCGAACTCCCTCGCCCTGGTCACAATCCCCGAAGGGAAGCCTACCCGTTGGGCAGTGTCAATTGCATGGCTTTCTCCCGGGACACCGTATCGGATGACAAAGGTTGGACTCAGCGTCGAGTCATCGAACACCATGGATGCATTCTCGACGGTATCATGCTCATAGGCATAGGCCTTAATACTGCCATGGTGTGTAGTAATAAGCCCAAAACAACGGTGATCAATGAGCGCCTCTAAAATTGCCAGGGAAAGCGCCCCCCCTTCTCTGGGATCGGTTCCGGTACCCAATTCATCAATGAGCACCAGGTCGCCGTCTTTCGCTTCGGCTATAATGTCGCCGAGGTTCTTCAAGTGAGCCGAAAAGGTAGAGAGGGACTGTTCAATGGATTGCTCATCCCCTATATCAGCAAATATTCGCGGGAACCAGGGGATAACCGAGCCTTCATCCGCAGGAATGGCTATGCCGGCACGAACGAGGAGGCTCATCAATCCCAGAGTCTTCAAGGCGACGGTCTTTCCTCCGGTATTCGGCCCGGTAATTATAATGATCCGCTTACCCTCTGTAAAACGAATATCCAAGGGAACGGCATGGTTTCCCAGCAAAGGATGACGGACCCCAGTGAGCGACAGGTGATCCTCAGATAGGTGCGGTACACTTCCACCGATGGAATAGATCCATCTGGCCCTCATGACCAGAAAATCAAAGTAATCGTAGAATTCCCGCAGCCTACTCAATTCTCCCAGGTAATCCTGAATGACTCTTGAACAGGTTCGGATGATTTTTCGAATTTCTATCTCGTAGGAAACCTGGGCCTGCATGAGTTCGTTATTTTGTTCCAAGAGGCTCTGGGGCTCCATAAAAAGGGTTTGACCAGTATCGCTACTCCCATGGACAATGCCCTGATATTTTCCCCGGGCATCACTGCGCATGGGCAAAAGAATCCTACCGTCTCTAAAAACCGGATTATCACTGTTAAACACAGCTGCGTCATTGCTTAATAATTGCTTCGCATGGTGTAAAACCTCTTGGTTCAACAGTTGAATTTTACGTCGTATGGTTCGTAACTCGGGAATCTGCTCCTCTTTCAATGTACCCTGGGAATCAAAATAGGGCAAAAGCATCCCTCCAAGGGTTTCAAGATCGGGCAGTCCGGAAAAAATTTCAGAGATGACAGAACAGGTGTCAGGGGCCAGGGAGAATAGTTGTTCCAACCGCTCCGGTGTCTTGTACCTAACGAGTGCTATGGCGGAAACCAACACCGGCATGAGAATCATGAAATCCTCAAGCTCCAGGGATGCCCCCTGTACACCCAATGTATTGATGACCGGCGTGAAATCCTCAATAAACGGCAGCCCGGGAAAATCGGGATGAGAAATCAGCGCCATCAAGGCTTGGCTTTTACCCATGAGGTCGACAACTTCCTCACGGGTTCTCTGGAATTCCCCCTCCGGATCTGCTTGTATCTCCTTACCCTTCCATGAAGTAAACCCGTACCCGCAAATACGGGCAAGAATTTTGTCAAATTCCAACACACGTATACTATGACTGTTCATTCATACTTCCTTTGTTTTGCTAGGGTAAGTTCTTGGAGAATCCGTAGATAGCTCTCATACCGATCCGGATGAATCAGATCATCCTCGAAGGCTTGCGTAACAGCACATCCCGGTTCATGGTCATGGGTACAGCTGGAAAACGCACACTGAGACCGGTATGGATCGAAATCCTTGAAATAAAACGACAAGTCGGCGGGAGTGATGAAGTTCATTCCTAGTTCGCGTACACCCGGAGTATCAATGATTTTGAGATCCGGCGTACCGTCACCAGACCAATGGAGGTACATCCGTGCAAGGGTGGTTGTATGCCGACCTCGCTGGTATTTTTCGGACACTTCCCCGATTTTTATTACCACCTCAGGGAAGATTGATTGTAACAAACTGGATTTTCCAACCCCTGACTGTCCGACTATCCCGGTGACCCTATTGGATAACAAGGATAGGAGCTCCGGCATTCCTTCGCCGGTTTCAACAGAAAACAATAGTACGGGGATTCCAAGCCCATGATAGACTGCTAACCGTTCAAGAACCTCATCAGTGACCCCGAGGTCAGTTTTGTTAATGGCAATAATTGGTGTGACCGAATCATATTCTGCACATATCAAGGCACGGTCTAAAAACCGCGGTCTGAATGGCGGGGTTCCTACCGAACCCATTATCACCACCTGATCAAGATTTGCCGCCAAGGTTTGTAGATTATTACGTTTGATATTCCAACGATGAAAAGCATTGGCACGGGGCAATCGTTCCAGGATGGTTCCGTGGCGATCCACCATGACCCTGTCACCCGGGGAAAGCGGATTGTAGGGATCATCATCCACTTTGAGACGCTTCCCTTTGAGCCGGCATTCCCAGGTCTCTCTGGGATCTTCGCCAGAGAGTAGCCCTAGGGCAAAGATATTGTTCGCCCCCCACAAGACTGTCCCGTGTCGGTGATTCACCTCATTCATAAACCGTTTCCTTGCACCACCTGCGAAGTTTTGCATCAGTCAACAACTGCTGGTATACAGCACCAGGGTTTCCACGCCCCCGGTGGTACAACCATGGTGCATGGCCGGTTTCAGGTGCTTCATCATATTCTATAGCAGGAGAAATCTTACGCAAAAAACTCATGACCCGGTTTATCACACCCTTCCGGGAATCAACCAGTGAAATGCCCGGACCAAATAACCGAGCCAGCTCGGCATCCGCATGGATGAAGTGGGTGCACCCCAAAACCACCCGGTCAATACCCGCCTCCTGATATTCCTCAATGACCGGTTGAAGAATTTCCCGGAGCACCGCAGGATTTCGATGCTGACCACTCTCAACCAAAGCCACGAGGGGATCCAGAGGCGTGATATGCACCAGACAGTCGGCGGCATAGCGACGGATGAGATCAAGAAGATACGGATCCTGGGAGGTTCTGGTGGTCGAGAGGACCCCGATGGCCCGATTTACACTGTTCAGAGCTGCAGGTTTTACCGCGGGAACGGTTCCGATAAAGGTAATTTCAGGGAATTCAGCCCGGAGATACTCCAGTCCAACAACACTGGCGGTGTTACACGCCAGTACCACAATCTGAGGATCCCAAACCCTGCAGATTTCCAAGAGAAGTTCATGTAACAAGCCTTGTAATTCTTCTACTGATTTGGTGCCATAGGGAAAGTTCTGCTGGTCCGCTACGTACACCAGGGACTGACCCGGGGCACGGCTACGCAACTCCCAAAGGTAGGGCAATCCCCCTACGCCTGAATCTATAAAAACCACCGGCTTCATGAATAATTACGTCTCATTCTCATCGCTGAATAGTGCTGAAAGAGGATTCGACTTCCCTTCTGCTTTGGATGCCCCATCGTCCGGATTCCCGAACAACCGAGCAACCTTCTTGCGCGCAGCTTCTTTGGCGAATTGTGCTTTGTCCTGGGCAGCAGAATCACCAGCACCGGTTTGCTGGGGTTTAAAATAGTCACAAAAATTGGACCGTTCTTTATGTACTACCGCTTCGGGGATTGTCTCAGCACAATCCCAATGACTACCCGGTGAGTAAAATGCACAATTCTTGCACACATGCACATCGGCATGACAGTTTACGCACTCCAGAGTACGCGAAACCGGTTCACGAGGCGATAAAAGGGAATCTAATGGCTGGCCACAAGAAAAACATACCATGTTGAACATACTATCCTATTTCGAATTGGGTCGCAAGATTTCTCCATTGCAGGAATCCGCTCCATGTCCTAATGTATACCTATGTTTAACCGCAAACTCTGCCCCATTCCCGAATGCCAGAACCTTCGAATCCCCGGTGAAACCAATTGTCCCATTCACCGCTCTGACCAGACTGGATATAAAGAGTTCCTTCTTACCCAAATCCAGGAATGTGAAACCTTAAATGATCTTTGTTTTAGCGGCATATCATTGTCAGATTGGGATTTAAGTGGAAAACAGCTTATCGGATGCGACTTTTCCAATTGTCAAATCGAGGGATGCAATTTTTCCTCTGCTACCCTCATGCTCTGTTTTTTTGATTTCACGGTCATAGAAAATACCGATTTTTCCGGGTCGCATATCATGGAATCAACCTTTGCTGCGGCGAAAATTTCAACAACTACCTTTTCTGGCTCGGATGTCGTATTAACGAGTTTTAACGGAAGCACGATCAATGAATGTGATTTTTCTGCTTCTGATTTGATGTACAGCCGATTCATCAACGCCCAGACTCGGGGAGTATCCTTCGAGGATTGCAATGTGAAATCCACATATTTTCTCAACACACGGTTTGAGGAGGTCAGTTTCCGGTATGCAAACCGTGAAGAGGCCATCTATGACCGGCAGTAAACCCAGGGGAGTTGGACATGCAGGCAGCTAGTTACTTTAGTACAAAACATCTGAAAAACACCTACATCATCAGTGCGGATAATTCGAACAAGACACTACTTGTAGATCCCTTTGAGATCGAACTTCCCCTATTCGAATTATTAGAAAAAAGAGGATTGATCGTTGACTCCGTACTCTTGACCCATGGAGATGCTCAGAATGTTCCGGCCTTGTTGAGCTTGCCGCGTATTTACGGTTCTATCTCAATCTACGGCGGTTTGGATGCCATTGCAGGCATCCCAATTACCAATGTCAAAGAAATGGCAGCCTTCAGAGCTGCAGATATCGAAATTGAGCCCATCTTTCTTCCCGGGCATCACAGCGATTCCATCATTTACCGGATAGGATCCACCTTATTTACCGGAGAGCTTCTTGAGGCTGGCCTTGTGGTAAAAGCCGACGAAAGTTACGGCCGGGCTTTGCTCATTCAATGTATAAAAGAGACCCTCTTTTCGCTCCCCAAGGAAATGGTCATTCTACCGAGCCAGGGCCCCCCCTCCTCTATCGGCATAGAAATCGAAACCAATGACGACCTCCAGGGAACTGAAGAGCGCATCACGAATTCCTACCTCCAGCGCCTCTTCACTGATTTTTAATCGGAAATTTCCCGGGACGGTACAATAGCATCACCATCCTTCCATGTAGCGGATGAATCGGTCCGGTATTGGTGCCTCAAAT comes from the Spirochaeta lutea genome and includes:
- a CDS encoding endonuclease MutS2, with the protein product MNSHSIRVLEFDKILARICGYGFTSWKGKEIQADPEGEFQRTREEVVDLMGKSQALMALISHPDFPGLPFIEDFTPVINTLGVQGASLELEDFMILMPVLVSAIALVRYKTPERLEQLFSLAPDTCSVISEIFSGLPDLETLGGMLLPYFDSQGTLKEEQIPELRTIRRKIQLLNQEVLHHAKQLLSNDAAVFNSDNPVFRDGRILLPMRSDARGKYQGIVHGSSDTGQTLFMEPQSLLEQNNELMQAQVSYEIEIRKIIRTCSRVIQDYLGELSRLREFYDYFDFLVMRARWIYSIGGSVPHLSEDHLSLTGVRHPLLGNHAVPLDIRFTEGKRIIIITGPNTGGKTVALKTLGLMSLLVRAGIAIPADEGSVIPWFPRIFADIGDEQSIEQSLSTFSAHLKNLGDIIAEAKDGDLVLIDELGTGTDPREGGALSLAILEALIDHRCFGLITTHHGSIKAYAYEHDTVENASMVFDDSTLSPTFVIRYGVPGESHAIDTAQRVGFPSGIVTRAREFASEKGSRLDTLLESLQEKERALEEAGRAATHEREALGKERQTVEQLRIDLEAQAAELKKQQLSGVNDYLKDARKEIQALIQEIKASGGSVDTKQIHQKTNLLSTETHEAELAATRQLKDLRSRHLPDLIPGLRVRISGSSQTGVLVKKQKDGKWVVSAGVVKMTVAEDQLSLAEANETKVGYFTPSADQKRFFSTDQHTASGPSRTAMFTLDLRGMRLQAAIEELTRQIDDAMVQGLFFFSIIHGKGTGALQKGVHDFLGTLGCVKSFSFARPEDGGTGKTLVYLKED
- the rsgA gene encoding ribosome small subunit-dependent GTPase A, yielding MNEVNHRHGTVLWGANNIFALGLLSGEDPRETWECRLKGKRLKVDDDPYNPLSPGDRVMVDRHGTILERLPRANAFHRWNIKRNNLQTLAANLDQVVIMGSVGTPPFRPRFLDRALICAEYDSVTPIIAINKTDLGVTDEVLERLAVYHGLGIPVLLFSVETGEGMPELLSLLSNRVTGIVGQSGVGKSSLLQSIFPEVVIKIGEVSEKYQRGRHTTTLARMYLHWSGDGTPDLKIIDTPGVRELGMNFITPADLSFYFKDFDPYRSQCAFSSCTHDHEPGCAVTQAFEDDLIHPDRYESYLRILQELTLAKQRKYE
- the murI gene encoding glutamate racemase, with the translated sequence MKPVVFIDSGVGGLPYLWELRSRAPGQSLVYVADQQNFPYGTKSVEELQGLLHELLLEICRVWDPQIVVLACNTASVVGLEYLRAEFPEITFIGTVPAVKPAALNSVNRAIGVLSTTRTSQDPYLLDLIRRYAADCLVHITPLDPLVALVESGQHRNPAVLREILQPVIEEYQEAGIDRVVLGCTHFIHADAELARLFGPGISLVDSRKGVINRVMSFLRKISPAIEYDEAPETGHAPWLYHRGRGNPGAVYQQLLTDAKLRRWCKETVYE
- a CDS encoding pentapeptide repeat-containing protein, yielding MFNRKLCPIPECQNLRIPGETNCPIHRSDQTGYKEFLLTQIQECETLNDLCFSGISLSDWDLSGKQLIGCDFSNCQIEGCNFSSATLMLCFFDFTVIENTDFSGSHIMESTFAAAKISTTTFSGSDVVLTSFNGSTINECDFSASDLMYSRFINAQTRGVSFEDCNVKSTYFLNTRFEEVSFRYANREEAIYDRQ
- a CDS encoding MBL fold metallo-hydrolase, producing the protein MQAASYFSTKHLKNTYIISADNSNKTLLVDPFEIELPLFELLEKRGLIVDSVLLTHGDAQNVPALLSLPRIYGSISIYGGLDAIAGIPITNVKEMAAFRAADIEIEPIFLPGHHSDSIIYRIGSTLFTGELLEAGLVVKADESYGRALLIQCIKETLFSLPKEMVILPSQGPPSSIGIEIETNDDLQGTEERITNSYLQRLFTDF